The DNA sequence TGAAGTggaaatttatttgaaaatacactcacggtcaatacaatgaatttccaatgatCAGAAAAATGATTAGAATAATACGATTagtagtcaatttaatacaattgtaagtatttagaaatatataaacacCAGCTTTTCGCCCGTGTccaggtcggttatatcgcgtttccaagagaactcttcaaaagtacgggataaaaactatcctatgttctttctcaaggtcaactctatctctgtaccaaatttcattaaaatcagtacagtggtttagacgtgaaagcgtaacagacagacagacggacagacagagttactttcgcatttataatattagtagggatgtttatcagttgtctagtaatcataatacaagctttgcttagtttgacactagatggtgttgtggaaaagaaattactattaattcatcggccattaatTGTATAGAGCAGTATCGGGTCCCTGGTGACATACCTGTGTTATTTTAACGTCGATGTGGCCGACCTTGCGCCCAAAAAGTATGTAATCATGAGTTAGGTCCATGGATGCTGTGTGGTCCTCTCCCGGTTCCCAGTTAGCTGACCATACGTGGTGaccttataaataataatgtcacaTTGTACttggagcttgtggctaagctataactgcataagtgaaacgatcacaggttaagctacgcttgacgcagttggtccgcagatgggtgaccatctttgtcatagcgagttcacCAGTTACAGGTTagaggtagtcagaagcttgaaaagtttgacagccagtctaaccaagaggtatcgtgttgcccaggtaactgggttgaggaggtcagataggcagtcgctccttgtaaaacatttgtacatagctgaaaccggttagactggcagccgaccccaacatagttgggaatgatgatgatgtactGGGATcggtctatcatcactgacaggactttgtagccaataagcctgatatagtggtgatagATCGATCAGAACGTCGAGCAATGATTGTTGATGTcaccatcccccatgacgagtACCTCGTGAAAgcggaaaaagaaaaactagtgaaatatttggatttagctcaggaggttgtcgacttgtgggaggtggactcggcaatcattgtacctatagtcgtaagtgccagtggtttaatagccaagagcctcgaccaACACCTtatgaggctctcgttgggcgtctgggtcaagggcttgattcagaaagcggtacttctggacacggcacGTATtctgaggaggttcctctctctagAGCACTAACCGCCGCACTctatgcggaggaatgagagtcatgtggtgaggaaaGTGTTGAGtgtggatgtggatggatatagggggaGAGGACggccaaggaaacgatggatggattgtgtgaaagacgatatggctgcaaagagtatttcttgtgagatgacgtcagatagataTAACTTACCAAATAGCTCTAGGACTGACAGTGAATGTACTGAATTCAGATGTGCGACGTCGGCGCCATTTTCAGGGATTTCCTGAAAACGAAATTGATTTTCATGTTTAgctgaaaaatgaaaacaaatggacaaagaaaacatttggGACACGCATACTTTGTCATATCTAtactatagtccgatttttaattcgaggcagtaaaatgacatttccagtgtggcaggtttttaattccaaataaatagtgatgtgttagaatcgacttattacaatcaaaagttagtcgagcttaggtacatttttttattcggatatcaaattagctctgcataaaaaaaaaatatttacgacaattaatcaaaagacatgcacggtgactgcttttaaatgttaaaaaaataataatgttaatttaaatttataaaattaaaaccaaatgcggtgctggtataagatgaagcaccttaccatgcaagaaaagtcaagcgcatccaactccaaactgcaTGAAGgctgacattatgcagtggttggatgaaaaacaaatttaatatcaacttacaattataaaagctcaattaatagaaaaagtaaatttttgatacataataaaataaagcgtgactaaatgtcatcgtcgccGCGTCGTAGTAaaatttccaaacatcactattgtagcgggtcacccttttttgtataaatgacagttgcaattgtcattttactgcctcgaattaaaaatcggactataatatataaagctgaagagtttttttgtttgtttgaacgcgctaatctcaggagctactggtccaaattgaaaaaatatttttatgttgaatagaccatttatcgaggaaggctttaggctataaaccatcacgctgtgactaataggagcgaagatacaatggaaaatgtggaaaaaacagggcaggtataaatcataacttttatcttctaaccacgcggacgaagtcgcgggcaacagctagtaagagataatttaaaaagccGGGATTGAAAAAACTTTCACCCCCACGACGTTTCATGGcccgaccgatttttatcaaacatatctaGGAAAATTCGCATATACGTAGGTAAATCATCttcagtacaaaaaaaaaacaatttaaatcactcaatccttttttttataacgactcCCGAAAGTTAAACTTTCTATCGCGGggggtatcacaaacattcaagtcacatgcacaaagatacccaaaATCAGgtcaagcattcgcggatcattgaaatgaaactacttttacggattttattgcggtttaaggtgtcgaaacgtcgggcactaaaatctaaaattaaaccgcgataaaatccgtaaaagtagtttcatttcaatgtctaacattcgcgtaaacctaagaaaccacgaTTCCTGGATCACTAAAAACACACgcttgtgctacgcggggatcgaattcCCCCCATCCGTGACAGTACCCCCCCCCCCAACTACTCCCAACACCAGTAACATTACCCCCCCCAACTACACCCACCACCAGTAACATTACGCCCCCCATCCGTAATGTACCCCCCCCCCTACTATTCCCACCACCAGTAACAATTCACCTCCCATCCGTAACATTACCCCCCCAGGCCCCCACTATTCCCACCACCAGTAACAATTCACCTCCCATCCGTAACATTACACCCCCCATCCGTAACATTACCCCCCCCCCCACACACTACTCCCACCACCAGTAACATTACACCCTCCGATCTCTGTCAGTACCACCCCACTTCCACTACTACTAccaatactaaaacatttaattctataatataaagtacttaattagttggtaagaaaaagaaaagagcGCTTCTCAAATTTTAACGGAATATTTGGCGAggctttttaattacaaaaaccaaaaaatctgtatttttaaattatactttcgttaaattaattaattaactaccCCGCTCCACGACCCGTAACATTACCCCCCAGTAGTCCTACCATCCTTAACATTACCCCCCGTCAGCACCACTACTGCTCCCCGTATGGTAATCACCTGTATGTGAGCGCTGACAGTAAACTCGTTCCTCCCCCGAGAGTCCCACACTTCGAGTTCCGGCAGTTCCGGGACCTCCCACAGCGGGTCGCGACCCTCAGCATCGTGCCAAATCCAGATCGCACCGTCCACTTCCACGGTGAGCCAGTGCTTTAAGGACACGCCCTTCGGAGCTGGCGAAATGAAAGACAGGAATTAATCATCaacggcctagcctttccccaactatgttgaggtcagcttccagtctaaccggattcggctaagtaccagtgctttaccgagcgactgcctatctgacctcctcaacacagttacctgggcaatacgatacccctttgtaagactggttgccagactttcaagcttctgactacctgtaacgactgtcaaagatgtatgaataatagtCAGGACATTTTGACGCGCTTTCGAGCGGAGGAAATCGCTATAACTAAGATTGTCACCCATCTATGGGCCGACCGTGTCAAGTGTAGCTTAGtctgtgatcgatccacttatgcaattatagcttagccacgagctcctcatagAGATagtgataatattaattattaaatgatgcaacggttaactTACGCGTATTAACCGGGAttgtacttagctgaatctggttagactggaagccgaccacaacatagttgggcaaAGGCTCGGATGACGACAATGATAGGCCGCGGAATAGTCCTATTTGACATCTTTCATAGACTCACCATTCTCAACGCCGGGTACACGGACGCAGGTCCCAGTTTCGTCAAAACTCCATTTATGAAAGGGGCACTCTATACAATTCTCCGTAACCGTGCCCCCCACCGCTAAATTAGCCCCCAAATGGGGACAATACGCGTCCACACAATAAGCTTTCCCGTTCCTCCCTCTATACAAACATAGATTTTGTCCTGAAATTAGAATTTTGAATCATTTTCGGTTTATCTTacactttcaaacaacgccatctagtgtcaaactaagtaaagcttgtattataagtactagacaactgataaatcttattatatataaatctcgtgtcacaatgtttctTCTCAATGGACTCccaaaccacttaaccgattaaaataaaattcgcacaccatgtgcagttcgatccaacttaagagataggatagtttaaatctcaatttatagtcgcaatttcttctaaccacgcggacgaagtcgcgggcaacagctagtatacttatatatttttacacaattacAAATGATTGTGCTAATCGCAATGCATCGCTTTGttctggatgggaatcgaacccacgacttccagtatagcagtcagggccccTAGCTACaagaccaacaagccagtcgAAATGTTGAATTTTTTCATGTAACCCTAGTGTCCGATATTAAACCGCCCTTAAGAATGTAACGGTTATATATTCAAACGTGCTGAGAATCGAACTTAGGGCTATTCACTTGGCTGTGTAGTTGACATACCACTGGGATATACTTGTCTTGctcttaatatttgttttgatttgaaatcattgataacaaaaaaaaaacttaaaaatataaaatgataaggaaacaaaattgttttaaattaaatttgtttgtgcATACTGGTAACTCGGATATCTTAAGCCtaatatattaaatcaaattacgAGTgacgttgtttgtccgcgatgaTCTCCTAAACTACTATgccgatttcaatcaaatttgcacaCCGAGAGCAGCTTGATCCAACTTGAAATGTTGAACTTAATTTATAGTcagaatataatattctacaaattatttatctttaaaatatcctACGACttacataacataacaaattaacaaaacgCTCTATAggaatgatgactgggtataataTATACAGTTAGATAATCAAAAAgtattagaaacatattttttcctttttcagaaaaactagaattgacaaagattaactgctttaaagtttaggagagggggcttgtgacgtaacgatatggtaaactttatactcaatcgtgacgtcacgcataagtttcattcactgtaatttggtcgaTGTATGTTTGTgggacaaataaacaaaaaaatacaataaactaaaatacGGACACTGGAAAAATATTGTCACCACCCCTATTCCTTTCATTAAAGTTCCGCTACTCAACAACGGATGTCGCTACTCACCTAGCGCGTCCACCGCCAGTACTTTGCAAGTTTTCAAATCCTCACTCTCCCCTATCGCGAACCACCCGTTGGGGTAGGGAGGCGGTATTTTATTTCCCATCCGCCGGGCGGCTTGAGCTCTTGCTATACGTAATTTTCTATCCTCCCCTTTTGCGATATGTTCAAAACCAACTTCGGTCAATTcctgtaaatgaaaataatcctcaacacagcgccatctagtatcgaATTACGGAAAACTTGTAtacgtaaaacggggtgaatagaaaatagtgttctTAGGGGTATTTTCtcacataaaaatgcttaaacacaattatttaatgaaattcttgagaattttcgtattatatttatattttgttgtcttgttaaacgtctaaattttaataaaaactgttgcTAAGATACTTAATGTGATTTAACACAACAGTTGTCGTGGTGCACATGAGGTGCAAGTTCACCCCGATACAGGCGAATTACCAACTTTTTCAAACTTGGTAATTtgttactttcttaattattctaagacaccactgacaaacggtgaaggaaaacatcgtgaggaaacctggattacaaatattggaatttgaaatcgcccgcagtgagctagcgtggtgatcaatgctcgaaAGTTCCCTATAAGGAGAcctgtgcccagctgtgggacgtaTGTAATACAGCAATCGATCGTGCTCACTATACAGACTTAGAAATATGTCGCGAGTGGAAATTGAATCCTAGACATCCGAAACGGAGGCCAAAGCAACTAGCAGTTTTACATCTACCGGACAAGATATTACAAAACGACAGCGACTTTTTTCAAAAATGGGAAGATGGATATTTTACAACTTCCgaatttcggaaggcacgtggAATATGATAttccacaactctcacacaacgccatctagtctcaaactaagaaaagcttgtattatgagtactagacaactgataaacatacttatatatgtccagcagtggactgctataggctgagatgatgatgatgttgatgaaatacatattatagataaattacacccacacacagaacaaatgatcaagctcatcgcacaaacatttaattttgtcctgggtgggaatccaAACTACGATCTCCGGTACAGCAATCAGGGCTAGTCGAGAAATGTGGGTTCTGCGcttgggccccgattctgctatttacaatgggtCGGGTCAACTCgctcgccgcgtcagctcatgattcaggactccggttgcgtccgaaactagtcggacacccccgatacatacgcgtgagtaaaccgttacatctaatatataaaattcccgtgacacgatgttagttaccgtactcctccgaaacggctcaaccgatttttaccaaattttatatgcgtattcaataggtctgagaatcgaaaaaaaatggatggaattgtttgtatttttttttataatgtgtcattaaaaatacatacaactagaaaaaaaaaaaatataaattgaaaaattatttttgtgttgaatagaccattaattgaggaaggctttaggctataaattaccacgctgcgactaataggagcgaagataaaatggaaaatgtgaaaaaaacagggcaggtataaatctatatctatactaatatataaagctgaagagtttgtttgtttgaacgcgctaatctcaggaactactggtccaaattgaaaaattatttttgtcttgaatagaccattcatcgaggaaggcttcaggctataaaccaacacgctgcgacttataatagcgaatatacaatggaaaatgtgataaaaacagggcaggtacaaatcataacttatatcttctacccacggggacgaagtcgcgggcaacagctagttatctatatactaatatataaaggtgaagagtttgtttgtctgtttgtttgtttgtttgaacgcgctactctcaggaactactggtccaaattgaaaaaatctttttgtgttgaatagaccattcatcgaggaaggctttaggctatgaaccat is a window from the Trichoplusia ni isolate ovarian cell line Hi5 chromosome 3, tn1, whole genome shotgun sequence genome containing:
- the LOC113509023 gene encoding cholesterol 7-desaturase, producing the protein MNDYCQNVFDNLLIQKDSSNYRYSREMYSKSTISEYIYKRIESHLTSENLLIFFLGCVVIYIIVYIFNVISQAYFSPNIYVKELTEVGFEHIAKGEDRKLRIARAQAARRMGNKIPPPYPNGWFAIGESEDLKTCKVLAVDALGQNLCLYRGRNGKAYCVDAYCPHLGANLAVGGTVTENCIECPFHKWSFDETGTCVRVPGVENAPKGVSLKHWLTVEVDGAIWIWHDAEGRDPLWEVPELPELEVWDSRGRNEFTVSAHIQEIPENGADVAHLNSVHSLSVLELFGHHVWSANWEPGEDHTASMDLTHDYILFGRKVGHIDVKITQIGPGHVRLLLKSPVGPILVSQSVTPLGPLQQKVVHRMFSPTKNAIFAMLLVNYEAKQFARDVAIWNNKRFVSAPAYVKTDKAIRAFRNWFSQFYSEKSISFKDAHQNNLDW